One genomic window of Streptomyces sp. NBC_00237 includes the following:
- a CDS encoding YihY/virulence factor BrkB family protein: MPSEPTAPPADRSGPPTSRGVLARYRTALRRTPVSVWNDDVSDWAAALTYYAILALVPALLVTVTLIGLANPDATQSLIDDIASVAPAESGKALRQALEDAVRGNSAVWLLMVTGTVSSLWSASSYLAVFRRAMHAMHHVRDVRPALRKAHLIVVTAAFLLLLLLTSAAALVITGPMARGIADKLGMGEVGEAVWSGLKWPVLGFLVALLIMILFHTGPAVARGVRRGLPGGVLAAALWLTASAGFAFYTTHIASYSRLYGSLAGVVVFLVWVWFANLSLLVGAQFNVELARLEGRGPRPRHPRSAPAPRT, from the coding sequence ATGCCGAGTGAGCCCACCGCACCGCCCGCCGACCGGAGCGGCCCGCCGACCTCCCGGGGCGTACTGGCCCGCTACCGCACGGCGCTGCGGCGCACCCCCGTCTCGGTGTGGAACGACGACGTGTCCGACTGGGCGGCGGCGCTCACCTACTACGCGATCCTGGCCCTGGTCCCGGCGCTGCTGGTCACGGTCACCCTGATCGGTCTCGCCAACCCGGACGCGACCCAGTCCCTCATCGACGACATCGCGTCGGTGGCTCCGGCGGAGTCGGGCAAGGCACTGCGGCAGGCCCTGGAGGACGCGGTGCGCGGCAACTCGGCGGTGTGGCTGCTGATGGTGACGGGCACGGTGAGCTCGCTGTGGTCGGCGTCGAGCTATCTGGCGGTGTTCCGGCGGGCGATGCACGCCATGCACCACGTGCGAGACGTACGGCCCGCCCTGCGCAAGGCCCACCTGATCGTGGTGACGGCCGCCTTCCTCCTCCTGCTCCTCCTCACGAGCGCGGCGGCGCTGGTGATCACCGGCCCGATGGCGCGCGGCATCGCGGACAAACTGGGCATGGGGGAGGTGGGTGAGGCGGTGTGGTCGGGCCTGAAGTGGCCGGTGCTGGGATTCCTGGTGGCGCTGCTGATCATGATCCTCTTCCACACCGGTCCCGCTGTCGCGCGGGGGGTGCGGCGGGGGCTGCCCGGCGGGGTCCTGGCGGCGGCGCTCTGGCTGACGGCGTCGGCCGGGTTCGCGTTCTACACGACGCACATCGCCAGCTACAGCAGGCTGTACGGGTCCCTGGCCGGGGTCGTGGTGTTCCTGGTCTGGGTCTGGTTCGCCAACCTCTCGCTGCTGGTGGGCGCCCAGTTCAACGTGGAGCTGGCCCGTCTGGAGGGCCGGGGGCCCCGGCCTCGCCACCCTCGTTCCGCCCCGGCGCCCCGCACCTGA
- a CDS encoding roadblock/LC7 domain-containing protein encodes MQTTDNSLTWLLDNLLERTPGSRHALVLSRDGLKLCRSSHLTLDQADQLSAIASGMQSLAHGASVEFGDGSGGVMHLMTEFPGGLLLIVEAGQGAHLAVVAAAGADPGMIGHHMSELVEQIGDRLRADPRQPSPDGSLS; translated from the coding sequence GTGCAGACCACTGACAACAGCCTCACCTGGCTCCTGGACAACCTCCTGGAGCGCACCCCCGGCTCCCGGCACGCGCTCGTCCTGTCCCGGGACGGCCTCAAGCTGTGCCGCAGCAGCCACCTCACCCTCGACCAGGCCGACCAGCTCTCGGCCATCGCGTCGGGCATGCAGTCCCTCGCGCACGGCGCCTCCGTGGAGTTCGGCGACGGGTCGGGCGGGGTGATGCACCTGATGACCGAGTTCCCGGGCGGGCTGCTGCTGATCGTGGAGGCCGGGCAGGGCGCCCACCTCGCGGTGGTGGCGGCGGCCGGGGCGGACCCGGGGATGATCGGGCACCACATGAGCGAGCTGGTCGAGCAGATCGGCGACCGGCTGCGGGCCGACCCGCGTCAACCGTCCCCTGACGGCAGCCTGTCATGA
- a CDS encoding cytochrome P450, which yields MSGSSTEHAGAAGCPAHEQAVRLGGLEYQQTPAELYRGLRREHGAVAPVLLDGDVPAWLVLGYPEVSYVTSHDELFARDSRRWNQWPNIPADWPLLPFVGYQPSVLFTEGAEHERRAGVISEALEAVDQFELGHDCRLIADELIDAFEGSGQAELMGAYAHALPMRAAVQMCGMPAGAADTDDLVHDLRVSLDAAEGDDPVAAYVRVQERIQRLVKEKRAVPGPDVTSRMLHHPAGLADEEIVQDLISIIAAAQQPTANWICNTLRLLLTDDRFALNVSGGRLSVGEALTEILWRDTPTQNFIGRWAVRDTQLGGRRIRAGDCLVLGLAAANTDPQIWPQGHVGAEGNSAHLSFSNGEHRCPYPAPQLADVMARTAIETLLERLPDVMLSVPAESLTWRPSIWMRGLTALPVSFTPVAR from the coding sequence ATGAGCGGCAGCAGTACGGAGCACGCCGGGGCGGCGGGCTGTCCGGCGCACGAGCAGGCCGTGCGTCTGGGCGGCCTGGAGTACCAGCAGACCCCGGCCGAGCTGTACCGGGGTCTGCGCCGGGAGCACGGGGCGGTCGCTCCGGTGCTGCTGGACGGTGACGTCCCCGCGTGGCTGGTGCTCGGGTATCCGGAGGTCAGCTACGTCACCAGCCACGACGAGCTGTTCGCCCGGGACTCGCGGCGCTGGAACCAGTGGCCGAACATCCCGGCGGACTGGCCGCTGCTGCCGTTCGTCGGCTACCAGCCGTCGGTGCTGTTCACGGAGGGCGCGGAGCACGAGCGGCGGGCCGGGGTGATCAGCGAGGCGCTGGAGGCGGTGGACCAGTTCGAGCTGGGGCACGACTGCCGGTTGATCGCGGACGAGCTGATCGACGCGTTCGAGGGCAGTGGGCAGGCCGAGCTGATGGGTGCGTACGCGCACGCGCTGCCGATGCGGGCGGCGGTCCAGATGTGCGGCATGCCCGCCGGGGCGGCCGACACGGACGACCTCGTCCACGATCTGCGGGTGTCGCTCGACGCGGCGGAGGGCGACGATCCGGTCGCCGCGTACGTCCGGGTGCAGGAGCGCATCCAGCGGTTGGTGAAGGAGAAGCGGGCGGTTCCGGGGCCCGACGTGACGTCGCGGATGCTGCACCATCCGGCGGGTCTCGCGGACGAGGAGATCGTGCAGGACCTGATCTCGATCATCGCTGCCGCCCAGCAGCCGACGGCGAACTGGATCTGCAACACCCTCCGGCTGCTGCTGACCGACGACCGGTTCGCCCTGAACGTGTCGGGCGGGCGGCTGAGCGTCGGTGAGGCGCTCACCGAGATCCTGTGGCGGGACACTCCGACGCAGAACTTCATCGGCCGGTGGGCGGTGCGCGACACCCAACTCGGCGGGCGCAGGATCCGGGCGGGCGACTGCCTCGTGCTCGGGCTCGCGGCCGCGAACACGGATCCGCAGATATGGCCGCAGGGACATGTGGGCGCGGAGGGCAACTCGGCGCATCTGTCGTTCAGCAACGGCGAGCACCGATGCCCTTATCCCGCACCGCAGTTGGCGGACGTCATGGCGCGGACGGCGATCGAGACGCTGCTGGAGCGGTTGCCCGACGTGATGCTGTCGGTTCCGGCCGAGTCGCTGACGTGGCGTCCTTCGATCTGGATGCGGGGGCTCACCGCGCTGCCGGTGTCGTTCACGCCGGTGGCCAGGTAG
- a CDS encoding AraC family transcriptional regulator, producing METVERAVPLHRLQVPAPQQLPFAIGSFDSIGALSRASFPHRHTFYEIVFVTSGHGAHVLDLSRWELRPPHLCFVVPGQVHYWENATDLHGRVVLFTEDFLLDHPADRELLRALGERPWFSPAGDDAPAFARLIADMEREYRTGQDGFASVLRAYLHVLIVRASRLVGPAPQRPDPTGRPALVTQEFVRLLARPGPDVWEVRSCARRIGVSVGYLNEAVKQSTGRTPGQLVREVRTHEAKRLLVRTELTVRQVAAGVGFGDPAYFCRFFRRETGISPGEFRRGSGAMHHDYRVPSLAHPEPSP from the coding sequence ATGGAGACCGTAGAGAGAGCAGTCCCGCTGCATCGCCTCCAGGTGCCCGCGCCACAGCAACTCCCCTTCGCCATCGGCTCGTTCGACAGCATCGGAGCCCTCTCGCGCGCTTCCTTCCCGCACCGGCACACCTTCTACGAGATCGTCTTCGTCACCAGCGGGCACGGCGCGCACGTCCTGGACCTCTCCCGCTGGGAACTCCGCCCGCCGCACCTGTGCTTCGTCGTCCCCGGCCAGGTGCACTACTGGGAGAACGCCACCGATCTGCACGGCCGGGTCGTCCTCTTCACCGAGGACTTCCTGCTCGACCACCCGGCCGACCGCGAGCTGCTGCGCGCCCTCGGTGAGCGGCCCTGGTTCAGTCCCGCCGGGGACGACGCCCCGGCCTTCGCCCGGCTGATCGCCGACATGGAGCGCGAGTACCGCACCGGTCAGGACGGGTTCGCCTCGGTGCTGCGCGCCTATCTGCACGTACTGATCGTACGTGCCTCCCGGCTGGTGGGACCGGCCCCGCAACGGCCCGACCCCACCGGCCGGCCCGCCCTGGTCACCCAGGAGTTCGTACGGCTGCTGGCCCGGCCGGGCCCCGACGTGTGGGAGGTGCGCTCCTGCGCCCGCCGGATCGGCGTGAGCGTCGGCTATCTCAACGAGGCGGTCAAGCAGAGCACCGGGCGCACCCCGGGGCAGCTGGTCCGCGAGGTCCGCACGCACGAGGCCAAACGGCTGCTGGTGCGAACGGAGTTGACGGTACGTCAGGTCGCTGCGGGGGTCGGCTTCGGGGACCCCGCCTACTTCTGTCGGTTCTTCCGGCGGGAGACCGGCATCAGTCCGGGCGAGTTCCGGCGGGGCAGCGGTGCAATGCACCACGACTACCGCGTCCCGTCCCTCGCGCACCCCGAGCCGTCGCCCTAG
- a CDS encoding alpha/beta hydrolase, whose protein sequence is MFLHGGRADGLEPPPPLNLPGRRLIPFRRAVVRAAGEHSLALRTAVYRHRGWNGPRADPVHDASRALDELAAELGPVPVVLVGHSMGGRAALRIAGHPQVVGVVGLAPWCPDGEPVDHLAGRDLVLLHGDRDRTTSPRGTRELAARARLAGARACVIEVEGGDHAMLRRAGEWHTATGLLTAGLLGFTPLPTGVGAALRLPGDGIGDAESGVLRLDACW, encoded by the coding sequence CTGTTCCTGCACGGAGGCCGGGCCGACGGCCTGGAGCCGCCGCCACCGCTGAACCTGCCGGGCCGCCGTCTGATCCCCTTCCGGCGGGCCGTCGTCCGCGCTGCCGGGGAGCACTCCCTCGCTCTCCGCACGGCCGTCTACCGGCACCGGGGCTGGAACGGCCCGCGCGCCGATCCGGTGCACGACGCCTCGCGCGCCCTCGACGAGCTGGCCGCCGAGCTCGGGCCGGTGCCCGTGGTCCTGGTCGGTCACTCGATGGGAGGCAGGGCGGCCCTGCGCATCGCCGGACATCCGCAGGTCGTCGGGGTGGTCGGGCTCGCTCCGTGGTGCCCGGACGGCGAGCCGGTCGACCACCTCGCGGGCCGCGACCTCGTACTCCTGCACGGCGACCGCGACCGTACGACGAGCCCGCGCGGCACCCGCGAACTGGCGGCCCGCGCCCGCCTGGCCGGGGCCCGGGCGTGTGTGATCGAGGTCGAGGGCGGCGACCACGCGATGCTGCGGCGGGCGGGGGAGTGGCACACGGCCACCGGGCTGCTCACGGCGGGGCTGCTCGGCTTCACACCGCTGCCGACAGGGGTGGGTGCGGCGCTGCGGCTGCCCGGGGACGGTATCGGAGATGCGGAAAGCGGGGTGCTGCGGCTCGACGCGTGCTGGTGA
- a CDS encoding carbohydrate-binding protein, with the protein MDQPQSPGTPDQPESGPSGSPAPKSHPSRKTVLRAALAAGVALPTALVGVPALARTARGGDVPPQLTPSCDDGDDPTPAQTEGPYFKPNSPRRTSLLDGNPPGTRLTVTGYVFGLACRPIANALLDFWQADVNGAYDNTGFRFRGHQFTDAQGAFTLTTIVPGLYPGRTRHIHVKVQAPNRPVLTTQLYFPNEPRNNTDSIFDARLLMTMRDNGPTRQGSYDFVLNVPQGPGPTDPPTTPPPSGTWKAGTAYKAGDKVTYGGRSYTCLQAHTASAGWEPPNVPALWRAV; encoded by the coding sequence ATGGACCAGCCCCAGTCGCCCGGCACGCCGGACCAGCCCGAGTCCGGCCCCTCCGGCTCCCCCGCTCCGAAGAGCCACCCGTCCCGCAAGACCGTGCTGCGTGCGGCCCTCGCCGCCGGGGTGGCGCTGCCCACCGCCCTGGTGGGCGTGCCCGCGCTGGCCAGGACGGCGCGCGGCGGTGACGTACCGCCGCAGCTCACCCCGTCGTGCGACGACGGGGACGACCCGACCCCGGCGCAGACCGAGGGCCCGTACTTCAAGCCGAACTCGCCGCGCCGCACCTCGCTGCTGGACGGAAACCCGCCGGGGACCCGGCTGACCGTGACGGGGTACGTGTTCGGGCTGGCCTGTCGGCCCATCGCGAACGCCCTGCTGGACTTCTGGCAGGCCGACGTGAACGGGGCGTACGACAACACCGGCTTCCGCTTCCGGGGGCATCAATTCACCGACGCGCAGGGCGCGTTCACGCTGACGACGATCGTGCCGGGCCTCTATCCGGGCCGCACCCGGCACATTCACGTCAAGGTGCAGGCCCCGAACCGGCCGGTGCTGACGACGCAGCTGTACTTCCCGAACGAGCCGCGCAACAACACCGACAGCATCTTCGACGCCCGCCTGCTGATGACGATGCGCGACAACGGGCCGACGAGGCAGGGCAGTTACGACTTCGTGCTGAACGTGCCGCAGGGGCCGGGGCCGACCGACCCGCCGACGACACCTCCCCCGTCCGGCACCTGGAAGGCGGGCACCGCGTACAAGGCGGGCGACAAGGTGACGTACGGGGGACGCTCGTACACCTGCCTCCAGGCGCACACCGCGAGCGCGGGCTGGGAACCGCCGAACGTGCCCGCCCTCTGGCGCGCGGTCTAG
- a CDS encoding ATP/GTP-binding protein, with the protein MDSVTSEAAEGTQAPERTPLGDAADTGLKIVVVGGFGVGKTTLVKAVSEIRPLNTEEHMTQAGAGVDDLSLTSDKTTTTVAFDFGRITLNERMVLYLFGAPGQERFWFLWDRLFSGTLGAVVLVDTRRMADSWYAIDRLEHHRTPFIVAVNRFDDGAHFSLDEIRQALALSDSVPMISCDARVRSSGKAVLTTLVDHLYRLALARELTP; encoded by the coding sequence ATGGACTCCGTAACCTCTGAAGCCGCTGAAGGGACGCAGGCGCCGGAGCGCACTCCGCTCGGTGACGCCGCGGACACCGGGCTGAAGATCGTCGTCGTCGGCGGGTTCGGCGTCGGCAAGACCACGCTCGTGAAGGCGGTCAGCGAGATCCGCCCGCTGAACACCGAGGAGCACATGACGCAGGCGGGCGCGGGCGTCGACGACCTGTCGCTCACCTCGGACAAGACGACGACCACGGTCGCCTTCGACTTCGGGCGGATCACGCTCAACGAGCGGATGGTGCTGTATCTGTTCGGGGCGCCGGGGCAGGAGCGGTTCTGGTTCCTGTGGGACCGGCTGTTCTCGGGGACGCTGGGCGCGGTCGTGCTGGTGGACACCCGGCGGATGGCGGACTCCTGGTACGCGATAGACCGGCTGGAGCACCACAGGACGCCGTTCATCGTGGCGGTGAACCGTTTCGACGACGGGGCGCACTTCTCGCTGGACGAGATCCGCCAGGCCCTCGCCCTGTCCGACTCCGTTCCCATGATCTCCTGCGACGCGCGGGTGCGGTCCTCGGGCAAGGCCGTGCTGACCACCCTCGTCGACCATCTCTACCGCCTCGCCCTGGCACGGGAGTTGACCCCATGA
- a CDS encoding GNAT family N-acetyltransferase, with the protein MHLDAVRELFDTEMRREAEGERLGPDFGHVVRHTGGAAGWNAVLWADLTEDTADAAIAEQVRHYTALGLDFEWKHYSHDRPEDLPQRLLAAGFVPEGPEAVMVAETEGLDVEPVLPDGVRLVEVTDKAGIDLMVRAHELAFGHDSTRIGTGVLAQLADAPDTVAVVVAMAGDEPVSAARAEFAPGTQFASLWGGGTAPEWRGKGIYRALVAHRARLAAARGYRYLQSDAVLDTSRPILQRLGFAQLSITTPYNYAPQKAG; encoded by the coding sequence ATGCACCTTGACGCAGTACGAGAACTCTTCGACACCGAAATGCGCCGCGAGGCCGAAGGCGAGCGGCTCGGCCCCGACTTCGGGCACGTCGTCCGCCACACCGGCGGCGCGGCAGGCTGGAACGCCGTCCTGTGGGCCGACCTCACCGAGGACACCGCGGACGCGGCCATCGCCGAGCAGGTGCGGCACTACACCGCCCTCGGCCTGGACTTCGAGTGGAAGCACTACTCCCACGACCGCCCCGAGGACCTGCCGCAGCGCCTCCTCGCCGCCGGGTTCGTCCCCGAGGGGCCCGAGGCCGTGATGGTGGCCGAGACCGAGGGGCTGGACGTGGAACCGGTACTGCCCGACGGTGTACGGCTCGTCGAGGTCACCGACAAGGCGGGCATCGACCTGATGGTCAGGGCCCACGAACTGGCCTTCGGCCACGACTCGACGCGCATCGGCACGGGCGTGCTCGCCCAGCTCGCCGACGCCCCGGACACGGTCGCCGTGGTCGTCGCGATGGCCGGGGACGAGCCCGTGAGCGCCGCCCGCGCCGAATTCGCCCCCGGTACGCAGTTCGCGAGCCTGTGGGGCGGCGGCACCGCACCCGAGTGGCGCGGCAAGGGCATCTACCGCGCCCTCGTCGCCCACCGTGCCCGCCTCGCCGCCGCCCGAGGCTACCGCTACCTCCAGTCGGACGCCGTGCTGGACACCAGCCGCCCGATCCTCCAGCGCCTCGGTTTCGCCCAGCTCAGCATCACGACGCCGTACAACTACGCGCCGCAGAAGGCCGGTTAG
- a CDS encoding DUF742 domain-containing protein translates to MSRPPVDTGSPDRLYTVTGGRSEADDKVFDLVTLVVSEREPAPGMPSEHVRILELCRHPAAVVEIAAHLGLPITVVRILLEDLLSAGSITARRPRAAASVSQLPESELLLGVLHGLRNL, encoded by the coding sequence ATGAGCCGTCCGCCCGTCGACACCGGTTCCCCGGACCGCCTCTACACCGTCACCGGTGGCCGTTCGGAGGCCGACGACAAGGTCTTCGACCTGGTCACCCTGGTGGTCAGCGAGCGCGAACCGGCGCCCGGCATGCCGTCGGAGCACGTCCGCATCCTCGAACTCTGCCGCCATCCCGCCGCCGTCGTCGAGATCGCCGCCCACTTAGGGCTGCCGATCACCGTCGTACGCATCCTGCTGGAGGATCTCCTGTCCGCCGGGTCGATCACCGCCCGCCGCCCCCGTGCGGCGGCCTCCGTCTCCCAACTCCCCGAATCCGAGCTGCTGTTGGGGGTGCTCCATGGACTCCGTAACCTCTGA
- a CDS encoding cytochrome P450, with product MSETPETLKTPEPPEIPDILSPEFAADPYPVYRAMREHAPLVWHEPMQSWIVSRYEDVERIFKDKAGQFTTDNYDWQIEPVHGKTILQLSGREHSVRRALVAPAFRGKELQETFVPVIERNARILIDSFRETGDVDLVNAFATRFPVNVIADMLGLDKGDHAKFHGWYTTVIAFLGNLAGDPEIAAAGERTRVEFAEYMIPVIQERRNNPGDDLLSSLCAAEVDGVRMSDEDIKAFCSLLLAAGGETTDKAIAALFANLLAHPDQLAAVRKDRTLIDRAFAETLRFTPPVHMIMRQTAVDVEVTGGTIPAGATVTCLIGSANRDERRYADPDTFDIFREDLTATNAFSAAADHLAFALGRHFCVGALLARAEVQIGVGQLLDAMPDVRLKDGASVSEKGVFTRGPESVPVVFTPVR from the coding sequence ATATCCGAGACGCCCGAGACCCTCAAGACGCCGGAGCCCCCCGAGATCCCCGACATCCTCTCGCCCGAGTTCGCCGCCGACCCGTACCCCGTGTACCGCGCGATGCGCGAGCACGCCCCGCTGGTCTGGCACGAGCCCATGCAGAGCTGGATCGTCTCCCGCTACGAGGACGTGGAGCGGATCTTCAAGGACAAGGCGGGCCAGTTCACCACCGACAACTACGACTGGCAGATCGAACCCGTACACGGAAAGACGATCCTCCAGCTCAGCGGCCGTGAGCACTCGGTGCGCCGCGCCCTGGTCGCCCCCGCCTTCCGAGGCAAGGAGCTCCAGGAGACCTTCGTGCCGGTCATCGAACGCAACGCCCGTATCCTCATCGACTCCTTCCGGGAAACGGGCGATGTCGACCTGGTGAACGCCTTCGCCACCCGCTTCCCGGTGAACGTCATCGCCGACATGCTCGGCCTCGACAAGGGCGACCACGCCAAGTTCCACGGCTGGTACACCACCGTCATCGCCTTCCTCGGCAACCTGGCGGGTGACCCCGAGATCGCCGCCGCGGGCGAGCGCACCCGCGTCGAGTTCGCCGAGTACATGATTCCGGTCATCCAGGAGCGCCGGAACAACCCCGGCGACGACCTGCTCTCCTCGCTGTGCGCCGCCGAGGTCGACGGCGTCCGGATGAGCGACGAGGACATCAAGGCGTTCTGCAGCCTCCTCCTCGCCGCGGGCGGCGAGACCACCGACAAGGCGATCGCCGCCCTCTTCGCCAACCTCCTCGCCCACCCTGACCAGTTGGCGGCCGTGCGGAAGGACCGCACGCTCATCGACCGTGCCTTCGCGGAGACCCTGCGCTTCACCCCGCCGGTCCACATGATCATGCGTCAGACGGCCGTCGACGTGGAGGTCACCGGTGGCACCATCCCCGCCGGGGCCACCGTCACCTGCCTGATCGGCTCCGCCAACCGCGACGAACGGCGCTATGCGGACCCCGACACCTTCGACATCTTCCGTGAGGACCTCACCGCGACCAACGCGTTCTCCGCGGCCGCCGACCACCTGGCGTTCGCGCTCGGCCGGCACTTCTGCGTCGGCGCGCTGCTCGCCAGGGCCGAGGTCCAGATCGGGGTCGGCCAGCTCCTGGACGCCATGCCGGACGTACGGCTGAAGGACGGGGCGTCCGTGTCCGAGAAGGGCGTGTTCACGCGCGGCCCCGAGTCGGTGCCGGTGGTCTTCACGCCCGTGCGGTAG
- a CDS encoding phosphocholine-specific phospholipase C, translating to MPEEPEVPRSPAVNRRRFLQIAGATAGFAALSGSIDRAAAIPAARRTGSIKDIEHIVVLMQENRSFDHYFGAMKGVRGFGDPRPVVPHGLKSVFHQPDGAKEVLPYHPDADDLGMQFIAGLNHDWAGGHRAFNNGSYDKWIPAKSAGTMAHLNRADIPFHYALADAFTVCDAYHCSFIGATDPNRYYLLSGHVGNDGKGGGPVLGNEEAGYDWTTYPERLEKAGVSWKVYQDVGDGLDAKGKWGWIDDAYRGNYGDNSLLYFNQYRNAKPGDPLYDKARTGTNAKNGDGYFDLLTADVKAGKLPQISWIAAPEAFSEHPNWPANYGAWYISKVLDALTSNPEVWAKTALFITYDENDGYFDHVVPPYPPASAAQGKSTVDTSLDYFGGNIGYAAGAYGLGQRVPMLVVSPWSTGGYVCSETFDHTSVIRFMEQRFGVAEPNISPWRRAVCGDLTSAFDFRLHDTGPAALPGTDAYEPPDRERHDDYVPKPPAAGALPKQERGSRPARPLRYAPYADGSADAAAGKFTLTMSGGAAAGAGFHVTSANRTDGPWTYTAEAGKSVADTWNARYSKGSYDLSVFGPNGFLRTFRGANGTAGPEVTVRHSTGGGGQLVLTATNAGTAACRLTVVNSYGGARSSFTVPAGGKVQRTVDVRPGKRWYDLVVTSGTDAVFLRRFAGHVETGAPGVSDPAIITG from the coding sequence ATGCCCGAAGAGCCTGAAGTCCCCCGTTCCCCTGCCGTGAACCGTCGCCGGTTCCTCCAGATAGCGGGCGCCACCGCCGGTTTCGCCGCCTTGTCCGGCAGCATCGACCGGGCCGCCGCCATCCCCGCCGCCCGGCGCACCGGCAGCATCAAGGACATCGAGCACATCGTGGTGCTGATGCAGGAGAACCGTTCGTTCGACCACTACTTCGGTGCGATGAAGGGCGTACGGGGCTTCGGCGACCCGCGCCCCGTGGTCCCGCACGGGCTGAAGTCCGTGTTCCACCAGCCGGACGGGGCGAAGGAGGTCCTGCCGTACCACCCGGACGCGGACGACCTCGGCATGCAGTTCATCGCGGGCCTCAACCACGACTGGGCGGGCGGCCACCGGGCCTTCAACAACGGCTCGTACGACAAGTGGATCCCGGCGAAGTCAGCGGGCACGATGGCCCATCTGAACCGCGCCGACATCCCCTTCCACTACGCGCTCGCCGACGCGTTCACCGTGTGCGACGCCTACCACTGCTCGTTCATCGGGGCCACCGACCCCAACCGCTACTACCTTCTGTCGGGGCACGTCGGCAACGACGGCAAGGGCGGCGGCCCGGTGCTCGGCAACGAGGAGGCGGGGTACGACTGGACGACGTACCCGGAGCGGCTGGAGAAGGCCGGAGTCTCCTGGAAGGTCTACCAGGACGTCGGCGACGGCCTGGACGCGAAGGGCAAGTGGGGCTGGATCGACGACGCCTACCGGGGCAACTACGGAGACAACTCCCTCCTGTACTTCAACCAGTACCGCAACGCCAAGCCCGGCGACCCGCTCTACGACAAGGCGCGCACGGGCACCAACGCCAAGAACGGCGACGGGTACTTCGACCTCCTGACGGCCGACGTGAAGGCCGGGAAGCTGCCGCAGATCTCCTGGATCGCCGCTCCCGAAGCCTTCAGCGAGCACCCCAACTGGCCCGCGAACTACGGCGCTTGGTACATCTCGAAGGTTCTCGACGCGCTGACGTCGAACCCCGAGGTGTGGGCGAAGACCGCCCTGTTCATCACGTACGACGAGAACGACGGCTACTTCGACCACGTGGTGCCGCCGTATCCGCCCGCATCGGCCGCGCAGGGCAAGTCAACGGTCGACACGTCGCTGGACTACTTCGGCGGCAACATCGGGTACGCGGCGGGCGCGTACGGGCTCGGGCAGCGGGTGCCGATGCTTGTGGTCTCGCCGTGGAGCACCGGCGGCTACGTGTGCTCGGAGACCTTCGACCACACCTCGGTGATCCGCTTCATGGAGCAGCGCTTCGGGGTGGCAGAGCCGAACATCTCGCCATGGCGCAGGGCCGTGTGCGGCGACCTGACCTCGGCCTTCGACTTCCGGCTGCACGACACCGGCCCGGCGGCGCTGCCGGGCACCGACGCCTACGAGCCGCCGGACAGGGAGCGGCACGACGACTACGTGCCCAAGCCCCCGGCGGCAGGCGCGCTGCCCAAGCAGGAGCGGGGCTCCCGGCCTGCGCGACCGCTGCGGTACGCGCCGTACGCCGACGGGTCGGCCGATGCGGCCGCGGGGAAGTTCACGCTGACGATGAGCGGCGGGGCGGCGGCCGGGGCGGGCTTCCACGTCACCTCGGCGAACCGCACGGACGGGCCGTGGACGTACACCGCGGAGGCGGGCAAGTCCGTGGCCGACACCTGGAACGCGAGGTACTCGAAGGGGAGTTACGACCTCTCGGTGTTCGGCCCGAACGGCTTCCTGCGCACCTTCCGGGGCGCGAACGGCACGGCGGGTCCCGAGGTCACCGTCCGTCACTCCACCGGCGGGGGCGGGCAGCTCGTCCTGACGGCGACCAACGCGGGTACGGCGGCGTGCCGCCTCACCGTCGTCAACTCCTACGGCGGGGCCCGGAGTTCCTTCACGGTGCCCGCCGGAGGGAAGGTCCAGCGGACGGTGGACGTGCGGCCGGGGAAGCGCTGGTACGACCTGGTGGTGACGTCGGGGACGGACGCGGTGTTCCTGCGGAGGTTCGCCGGGCACGTGGAGACGGGCGCGCCGGGCGTGAGCGACCCGGCGATCATCACCGGCTGA